A stretch of the Streptomyces ortus genome encodes the following:
- a CDS encoding zinc-ribbon domain-containing protein has protein sequence MIIFGTKGYLYQLAILTLVCGRCGNPAAHTLSKRVTKFTLFFVPLFPVSTKYATQCTFCGAQQKIGKEQAEQLQAQGASGQAHAQQPQQQPYQG, from the coding sequence ATGATCATCTTTGGCACCAAGGGATACCTCTACCAGTTGGCGATACTGACGCTGGTGTGCGGCCGGTGCGGCAACCCCGCCGCGCACACGCTCAGCAAGCGCGTCACGAAGTTCACCCTGTTCTTCGTCCCGCTGTTCCCCGTCTCGACGAAGTACGCGACCCAGTGCACGTTCTGCGGCGCACAGCAGAAGATCGGCAAGGAGCAGGCGGAGCAGTTGCAGGCGCAGGGCGCGAGCGGCCAGGCCCATGCGCAACAGCCGCAGCAGCAGCCCTACCAGGGCTGA
- a CDS encoding STAS domain-containing protein: protein MDRAWEADLVGGLPDVSSTRSTDTLQVRPLADRPGWRAAGEISLSTRTAWERALDRLAREEAEVCHLELSAITFVDVAGVSALAVAVQGLPEGRRIMIEQPPAAVGRVLEMFWPGLPGVEVVAR, encoded by the coding sequence GTGGACAGAGCGTGGGAGGCGGACCTCGTCGGCGGCCTGCCGGACGTGTCGTCCACACGGTCCACGGACACCCTCCAGGTGCGCCCACTGGCGGACCGGCCGGGCTGGCGGGCCGCCGGCGAGATCAGCCTGAGCACGCGCACGGCCTGGGAACGGGCCCTGGACAGGCTGGCCCGGGAGGAAGCGGAGGTGTGCCACTTGGAACTGTCGGCGATCACCTTCGTCGACGTCGCCGGTGTCTCCGCCCTCGCGGTGGCGGTTCAAGGTCTTCCCGAAGGACGTCGCATCATGATCGAACAGCCGCCCGCCGCCGTGGGACGTGTACTGGAGATGTTCTGGCCCGGCCTGCCGGGCGTCGAGGTGGTGGCGCGATGA
- a CDS encoding anti-sigma factor RsbA family regulatory protein produces MTAPPSESFLHPALFYRDEEEYVDGTVPFIREGLAAGEPVAVAVPGPRLDVVRSALGDAAPDVRFIDMTRAGRNPGRIIPRVLRVFADAHPATRVRIIGEPIWPERTGVEYPACVQHEALINSAFEGRDATILCPYDEAGLDERVLTDAYATHPVVISEGRRRTSPSYAPERVVERYNEPLPVTEGTEGYVFGADELPAARYFVGERAARFGLSGVRLDDLALAVAELTTNSVVHGGGSGTVYVWAEDGQVVCEVRDKGQLTDPLAGRRPSPPAQLGGRGLLLVNYLMDLVRVHTGPDGTVVRCYVDV; encoded by the coding sequence ATGACGGCCCCGCCCTCCGAATCGTTCCTGCATCCCGCCCTCTTCTACCGGGACGAGGAGGAGTACGTGGACGGCACCGTGCCGTTCATCCGCGAGGGGCTGGCGGCCGGCGAACCGGTCGCGGTCGCCGTGCCCGGACCGCGACTGGACGTCGTGCGGTCCGCGCTGGGGGACGCCGCCCCGGACGTGCGCTTCATCGACATGACGCGGGCGGGACGCAACCCCGGACGGATCATTCCCCGGGTGCTGCGCGTGTTCGCCGACGCCCACCCGGCGACGCGCGTCCGGATCATCGGTGAGCCGATCTGGCCCGAGCGCACCGGAGTGGAGTACCCGGCCTGCGTACAGCACGAGGCACTGATCAACTCCGCGTTCGAGGGCCGGGACGCGACGATCCTGTGTCCGTACGACGAGGCCGGACTCGACGAGCGGGTGCTGACCGACGCGTACGCGACCCATCCGGTGGTCATATCGGAGGGCCGACGGCGCACCAGCCCGTCCTACGCGCCCGAGCGGGTGGTCGAGCGGTACAACGAACCGCTGCCGGTCACGGAGGGCACGGAGGGGTACGTCTTCGGGGCGGACGAGCTGCCGGCGGCCCGGTACTTCGTGGGCGAGCGGGCCGCGCGGTTCGGCCTGTCCGGCGTGCGGCTGGACGACCTGGCGCTGGCCGTGGCCGAACTGACCACCAACAGCGTGGTGCACGGCGGCGGTTCGGGCACGGTGTACGTGTGGGCCGAGGACGGCCAAGTGGTGTGCGAGGTGCGCGACAAGGGACAGCTGACGGATCCGCTCGCCGGGCGGCGCCCTTCACCGCCCGCGCAACTGGGCGGGCGCGGGTTGTTGTTGGTGAACTACCTCATGGATCTGGTACGTGTGCACACCGGTCCCGACGGCACGGTCGTCCGCTGTTACGTGGACGTCTGA
- a CDS encoding SRPBCC family protein — protein MSTVKEAVEVEVPVSVAYNQWTQFEEFPKFMEGVEEIRQVDDRHNHWTTKIGGVKREFDTEIVDQFPDERITWRTTSGDTRQKGTVSFQRLDDTRTRVQLVMDVEPTGVAEQAADLTGTIDRRVKGDMKRFKEYIEQGGGASGSWRGRITPG, from the coding sequence ATGAGCACGGTCAAGGAAGCGGTCGAGGTCGAGGTCCCCGTCAGCGTCGCCTACAACCAGTGGACCCAGTTCGAGGAGTTCCCCAAGTTCATGGAGGGCGTGGAGGAGATCAGGCAGGTCGACGACCGCCACAACCACTGGACCACCAAGATCGGTGGAGTGAAGCGCGAGTTCGACACGGAGATCGTCGACCAGTTCCCCGACGAGCGCATCACCTGGCGCACCACCAGTGGTGACACCCGGCAGAAGGGCACGGTCAGCTTCCAGCGGCTGGACGACACGCGTACGCGGGTCCAGCTCGTGATGGACGTGGAGCCCACCGGAGTGGCCGAGCAGGCCGCCGACCTGACGGGGACGATCGACCGCCGGGTCAAGGGGGACATGAAGCGCTTCAAGGAGTACATCGAGCAGGGCGGCGGCGCGTCCGGTTCCTGGCGCGGTCGCATCACCCCCGGCTGA